A single window of Leptospira neocaledonica DNA harbors:
- a CDS encoding molybdenum cofactor biosynthesis protein MoaE, whose amino-acid sequence MSVLETYSHISSSPIFVSSQMPDIPEIGGFVVFSGIVRNLNEGKKVTHLEYEAYAPMANEMISSILADARKKWDLLHANCIHRIGKLEISEIAVIVETGSMHRAEAYESNRYIIDRVKHEVPIWKKEFYSDGSSQWSKGCVHESH is encoded by the coding sequence ATGTCCGTATTAGAAACGTATTCTCATATTTCCTCTTCTCCTATTTTTGTTTCTTCCCAGATGCCTGATATTCCTGAGATAGGAGGTTTTGTTGTATTTTCTGGGATTGTACGAAATCTAAACGAGGGGAAGAAGGTCACTCACTTAGAATATGAGGCGTATGCTCCTATGGCAAACGAGATGATTTCGAGTATTCTTGCTGACGCTCGCAAAAAATGGGACCTTCTTCATGCAAACTGCATACATAGAATCGGAAAACTGGAAATATCAGAGATCGCGGTTATAGTCGAAACCGGATCCATGCATAGGGCAGAGGCTTACGAGTCCAATCGTTATATCATAGATAGGGTAAAACACGAGGTTCCGATCTGGAAAAAGGAATTTTATAGTGACGGTTCTTCCCAGTGGTCGAAGGGCTGCGTACATGAGAGCCATTGA
- the clpP gene encoding ATP-dependent Clp endopeptidase proteolytic subunit ClpP, which translates to MAIIPTVIEQTGRGEMRYDVFSRLLKDRIIFLGDAISDDYANVIIAQLLFLDAENPDRDIYLYLNSPGGYVSSGLAIYDTMQYIKADVRTLCIGQASSMAALLLAGGAKGKRSALPHSRIMMHQPTGGATGQASDIAIQAKEVLKLKQVLNGLYSKHTGKTIEEVQKDTERDLYMTPEEAQKYGIIDSVISIERQKN; encoded by the coding sequence ATGGCAATAATTCCTACAGTTATAGAGCAAACCGGTCGCGGAGAAATGCGGTATGACGTATTTTCCCGCCTCTTAAAGGACAGAATTATCTTTCTAGGTGACGCAATTTCTGACGATTACGCGAACGTAATCATCGCCCAACTACTGTTCCTGGACGCGGAAAATCCGGACAGAGACATCTATTTATATCTAAATTCCCCGGGCGGATATGTATCTTCCGGGCTTGCCATTTATGATACTATGCAGTATATTAAGGCCGACGTTCGTACACTTTGTATTGGTCAGGCTTCTTCTATGGCGGCACTTCTTCTGGCAGGCGGGGCAAAGGGCAAAAGATCAGCTCTTCCTCATTCTAGGATCATGATGCACCAACCCACAGGCGGAGCAACAGGCCAGGCTTCCGATATCGCTATCCAAGCGAAGGAAGTTCTGAAACTGAAACAAGTGCTGAACGGGTTGTACTCTAAACATACGGGCAAAACAATCGAAGAAGTTCAAAAAGATACCGAAAGGGATCTTTACATGACTCCGGAAGAAGCCCAAAAATACGGGATCATTGATTCCGTAATTTCTATAGAGCGTCAAAAGAACTGA
- a CDS encoding radical SAM protein, producing the protein MDIVDAYGRKFEVLRVSVTSSCGFGCVYCAPGTALNGEGAHGSFLSAELLRKNILLLSRKILLKEIHLTGGEPTLHKDLPKLVQVAKEEKIPNIALTSNGFFRDGLIRDLKLAGLDRMNFSLDSLSQESFSLISGKNLPVIRLLNRIEEAIGEGLEVKLNCTVLKGYNEEQIRPILRWAGERNLPIRYLELMKMGPLRAKHSELFFSAAKIKEELGQEFDFESENTPIESTAKYYRTSENYRFGIIANHTEPFCDGCNRLRMDHLGKIYGCLSDFRSFPVSENESELEHSLDQAMKTKKNEFTGSELSMKYIGG; encoded by the coding sequence TTGGACATCGTGGACGCCTACGGTCGAAAATTCGAGGTACTTAGAGTGAGTGTTACATCCTCTTGCGGATTCGGCTGCGTGTACTGCGCTCCTGGTACAGCCTTAAATGGAGAAGGTGCGCATGGTTCTTTTTTAAGCGCGGAACTTCTTCGTAAAAACATTCTTCTTCTTTCTCGTAAAATTTTACTTAAAGAGATCCATTTGACCGGTGGAGAGCCGACTCTTCATAAAGATCTTCCAAAATTGGTCCAAGTCGCAAAAGAGGAGAAGATCCCGAACATCGCACTTACCTCTAATGGATTTTTTAGAGACGGTCTTATCCGAGATCTAAAACTTGCAGGTCTAGACAGAATGAATTTTTCCTTGGATTCACTTTCCCAGGAATCCTTCTCTTTGATCTCAGGCAAAAATCTTCCGGTAATTCGTTTATTAAATAGGATAGAAGAAGCAATCGGAGAAGGATTGGAAGTAAAACTGAATTGTACTGTATTAAAAGGTTATAATGAAGAACAGATCCGTCCTATTCTCCGCTGGGCAGGTGAAAGAAATCTTCCGATCCGGTACTTGGAACTTATGAAGATGGGACCTCTTAGGGCAAAACATTCCGAGTTATTTTTCTCCGCAGCAAAGATCAAAGAGGAACTTGGCCAAGAATTCGATTTTGAATCGGAGAATACTCCTATCGAGTCCACTGCAAAATATTATCGCACTTCTGAAAATTATAGATTCGGGATCATCGCAAATCATACGGAACCATTTTGTGACGGTTGTAATCGACTGAGAATGGACCATTTGGGAAAAATTTACGGTTGTTTGAGCGATTTCCGTTCTTTTCCGGTTTCGGAAAATGAATCCGAGTTAGAACATTCCTTAGATCAGGCAATGAAAACCAAAAAAAACGAGTTTACCGGAAGTGAACTCTCAATGAAATACATAGGCGGATAG
- a CDS encoding molybdenum cofactor guanylyltransferase, whose translation MRAIDTVGIVLAGGKSSRMGRDKSFLSLKSQKFFLLESYKKLKFLCKNVRVSIREEQREEYSKHIENEYLISDSISNLQGPLQGIFSSFLLFQDDPNIRNFLVLAVDIPYMRIKTLARLYSKKEMVGSGIFYRTEEGIEPLCGLYSSEYLRFLFQEFEKGALNSFSPKVLIERGNPYLLEVSEDEKFSFINLNSPEDLRAPKS comes from the coding sequence ATGAGAGCCATTGATACGGTAGGGATCGTACTTGCAGGTGGAAAAAGTTCCAGAATGGGAAGGGATAAATCCTTCTTATCCTTAAAAAGCCAAAAGTTCTTTCTATTAGAATCTTATAAAAAACTAAAATTCTTATGCAAAAATGTACGTGTTTCCATTCGAGAAGAGCAAAGAGAAGAATATTCTAAACATATAGAAAATGAATACCTGATATCTGACTCTATCTCAAATCTGCAAGGTCCTCTTCAGGGGATTTTTAGTTCTTTTCTTCTTTTCCAAGACGATCCTAATATTCGAAACTTTTTGGTTTTAGCCGTTGATATTCCCTACATGAGGATCAAAACCTTAGCTAGGTTATATTCTAAAAAAGAAATGGTCGGTTCGGGGATTTTTTACCGAACCGAAGAAGGAATTGAACCGTTATGCGGTCTTTATTCTTCCGAGTATCTCAGGTTTTTATTCCAAGAATTCGAAAAAGGGGCCTTAAATTCCTTTTCTCCTAAAGTTCTGATCGAAAGGGGAAATCCTTACCTTTTGGAAGTTTCGGAAGATGAAAAATTTTCATTTATTAACCTGAATTCTCCAGAGGATCTGAGGGCTCCAAAGTCCTAA
- a CDS encoding MoaD/ThiS family protein yields the protein MDIQLLFFAAVKDHFPDLKKIEVSEGDSILHLRNILTHTNPGSESILKVSRFAVNQTIVGDNFVLREGSVVAVLPPSSGG from the coding sequence ATGGATATTCAACTTTTGTTTTTTGCCGCAGTCAAAGATCATTTTCCGGATCTTAAAAAAATAGAAGTCTCTGAAGGAGATTCTATTTTACATCTACGTAATATTCTTACTCATACGAATCCAGGTTCTGAATCCATTTTGAAAGTCAGCAGATTTGCAGTGAACCAAACTATCGTAGGTGATAATTTTGTTCTGAGGGAAGGTTCGGTAGTCGCAGTACTTCCTCCTTCCAGTGGCGGTTGA
- a CDS encoding NAD(P)-dependent alcohol dehydrogenase, with translation MIPSKGYAAAVSKAPLAPFQFDRRDAKDEDVVIDIQYCGICHSDIHQARDEWGGSIFPMVPGHEITGVVSKVGAKVTKFKVGDKVGVGCFVDSCRECEQCKAGLEQFCETGMSATYNGREQDRKTPTYGGYSNKIVVDQNYVLRIPDNLPLDAAAPLLCAGITLYSPLAHWKAGPGKKVAIIGLGGLGHMGVKIAHALGAEVTVLSQSNKKEADAKRLGADHFYATSEKSTFAKLRGRFDLIINTVSMPMDWNAYLSLLRIDGSMVVVGVPDEQVPIGAFSLIAGRKSLAGSLIGGIAETQEMLDFCGKHNITSDIELIPIQKVNEAYERVVKSDVRYRFVIDIASLN, from the coding sequence ATGATCCCATCAAAAGGTTATGCTGCCGCCGTTTCAAAGGCTCCTTTGGCACCTTTTCAATTTGATAGAAGAGACGCTAAAGACGAAGATGTAGTCATCGATATTCAATACTGTGGTATTTGTCATTCGGATATACACCAAGCAAGAGACGAATGGGGAGGATCCATTTTCCCCATGGTCCCAGGACATGAGATAACAGGTGTTGTATCGAAAGTCGGCGCAAAAGTTACAAAGTTTAAAGTAGGTGATAAGGTAGGAGTCGGATGTTTCGTAGACTCTTGCAGAGAATGCGAACAATGCAAAGCAGGTTTGGAACAATTCTGCGAAACAGGAATGAGCGCCACTTATAATGGAAGAGAACAGGATAGAAAGACTCCAACGTATGGCGGATATTCTAATAAGATCGTAGTGGATCAGAACTATGTATTAAGAATTCCTGATAATCTTCCTCTCGATGCAGCGGCTCCCCTACTTTGCGCCGGGATTACTTTATATTCACCTCTTGCTCATTGGAAAGCAGGCCCAGGTAAAAAAGTAGCGATCATCGGTCTTGGTGGACTTGGCCATATGGGTGTTAAGATCGCTCACGCATTAGGTGCAGAAGTTACTGTACTCAGCCAATCCAATAAAAAGGAAGCAGATGCAAAACGTTTAGGCGCAGATCATTTTTATGCTACTTCAGAAAAAAGCACATTCGCCAAGTTAAGAGGACGTTTTGATCTGATCATCAATACCGTTTCTATGCCTATGGACTGGAACGCTTATCTCAGTTTATTGAGAATAGATGGTTCTATGGTAGTTGTAGGTGTTCCGGATGAGCAAGTGCCAATCGGAGCATTCTCTCTGATTGCCGGTCGTAAAAGTCTTGCCGGCTCTCTAATCGGTGGAATCGCAGAAACCCAAGAGATGTTGGATTTTTGCGGAAAGCATAATATCACCAGCGATATTGAATTGATCCCGATCCAAAAAGTAAATGAGGCTTATGAAAGAGTCGTTAAAAGCGATGTGCGTTACAGATTTGTGATAGATATCGCTAGTTTGAATTAA
- the rktP gene encoding Arg-Lys translocation region protein phosphatase RktP, with protein MFPNIQSKHKLAFASFTASFVLFLSYLLLDDFLFGEEIRKELRAFVWIRLSVGLFFSVILGILTYYLLNLSFKSLKSISQLLQNWTQDVYEDSGEIEREDELGELARHFRIALYQKKTKEETVSQESLNKKERELSDQIQKFFHKIRLHKIKNLDITVFPRSSDSGDSDYANIIPTADGCFGVLAGFPNHGAIESSLKARLEGMISLAQETTGLRGEDLLYKMDRALRSTPISYLNLTLFYLETRNGEAGILQFQKLPALVHQSGKTTTLPISKQVFYDFRSTTRDVKKIKVRPGEYLVFLSDRLTELTSSAGVAPLLIQLQNWSSGREYKNSRELTLDFGRFLEMESGKKGLSKAAILTVGRVRD; from the coding sequence TTGTTTCCGAATATCCAGTCCAAGCATAAATTAGCATTCGCTTCTTTTACTGCTTCTTTCGTATTATTTTTATCTTATCTACTTTTAGATGATTTTCTTTTTGGAGAAGAGATCAGAAAAGAATTAAGAGCATTCGTTTGGATCCGCCTAAGTGTCGGACTTTTCTTTTCTGTTATACTTGGAATACTCACCTATTATCTTTTAAATTTAAGTTTTAAATCTCTCAAATCTATTTCCCAACTTTTACAGAACTGGACGCAAGATGTGTATGAGGATTCGGGAGAAATTGAAAGAGAAGACGAATTAGGTGAACTTGCTAGACATTTCCGGATCGCTCTTTATCAGAAAAAGACCAAAGAAGAAACCGTTTCCCAGGAATCCTTAAACAAAAAGGAAAGAGAGCTCTCCGACCAGATCCAGAAATTTTTCCATAAGATTAGGCTTCATAAGATCAAAAATCTGGACATTACCGTATTTCCTCGCTCTAGCGACAGTGGGGATTCAGATTATGCAAATATCATTCCCACCGCTGACGGCTGTTTTGGAGTATTAGCAGGTTTCCCGAACCATGGAGCAATTGAGTCTTCTCTTAAGGCAAGATTAGAAGGTATGATCTCTCTCGCTCAAGAAACCACCGGCTTAAGAGGAGAAGATCTACTCTATAAAATGGATCGTGCACTCAGATCCACGCCGATCTCTTATCTAAACCTAACACTTTTCTATTTAGAGACCAGGAACGGAGAAGCCGGTATTTTACAGTTCCAAAAACTTCCTGCTCTCGTCCACCAGAGCGGTAAAACGACCACATTACCGATCTCTAAACAAGTATTTTATGATTTTAGAAGTACTACAAGGGATGTTAAAAAGATAAAAGTCAGACCTGGAGAATATTTAGTATTCCTAAGCGATAGACTGACTGAACTAACAAGCTCCGCTGGTGTAGCCCCACTTCTCATCCAACTCCAAAACTGGAGTTCGGGAAGAGAATATAAGAACTCCAGAGAACTCACTTTGGACTTCGGTAGATTTTTAGAAATGGAATCGGGCAAAAAGGGACTTTCTAAGGCGGCTATTTTGACCGTTGGCAGAGTCAGGGATTAA
- a CDS encoding HesA/MoeB/ThiF family protein — translation MSPEQKKYFSRQTKLPFLGESGQKALLQKSALVIGLGGLGSPASLHLATAGVGKLGLWDFDTVELSNLHRQTAFTLSDIGKKKTDTTKEYIQARVPGIQIETFTEIFSEKIDPSIFENWDIILDCTDQIQAKYTINRFCIQTQRPLVTASVFRTSAQVAIFSPQGKPCYKCLYPNLEGSELLSCEDGGVLGVQTAIAGLYQASFAIQYLLFPEKSPTHSTFQLEWESPLLYETFLKADPNCTECGSGKREELTFQDEIDLSYWKEWKKDPKYILLDVRESEERKESPIENSIFSPLSELSLDTAFGFSKEKIYITICESGIRSKKAVKILKEAGLTAYSLQGGRKILALEEIL, via the coding sequence ATGAGTCCGGAACAGAAGAAGTATTTTTCCAGACAAACTAAATTGCCATTTTTAGGAGAATCCGGTCAAAAGGCACTTCTCCAAAAATCAGCATTGGTAATCGGTCTCGGAGGTCTAGGCTCCCCTGCTTCTTTGCATTTAGCAACAGCCGGTGTGGGAAAACTAGGTCTTTGGGATTTTGATACTGTAGAACTGAGTAATCTACATAGACAAACCGCATTCACTCTTTCCGATATCGGTAAGAAAAAAACGGATACAACCAAGGAATATATACAAGCTCGGGTCCCGGGCATCCAAATAGAGACATTCACTGAAATTTTTTCAGAAAAGATCGATCCGAGTATATTCGAAAATTGGGATATTATTCTGGATTGTACAGACCAGATCCAGGCTAAATATACGATCAATCGATTCTGCATCCAAACCCAAAGACCTTTAGTCACTGCTTCCGTTTTTAGGACAAGCGCACAAGTAGCGATCTTCTCTCCTCAAGGAAAACCTTGTTATAAATGTTTGTATCCAAATTTAGAAGGATCCGAACTTCTTTCCTGCGAAGACGGAGGAGTTTTAGGAGTCCAGACTGCGATTGCAGGATTATACCAGGCATCCTTCGCTATTCAATACTTACTTTTTCCGGAAAAATCCCCCACTCATTCTACATTCCAATTAGAATGGGAGTCCCCATTATTGTATGAAACATTTCTGAAAGCGGATCCGAATTGTACTGAATGTGGTTCCGGCAAAAGAGAAGAACTGACATTTCAAGACGAAATCGATCTTTCTTATTGGAAAGAATGGAAGAAGGACCCGAAATATATTTTGTTAGATGTAAGAGAATCGGAAGAGAGAAAAGAAAGTCCGATCGAAAATTCGATCTTCTCTCCACTTTCTGAACTTTCTTTAGATACCGCATTCGGTTTTTCTAAAGAAAAGATCTATATTACAATTTGTGAATCAGGAATACGATCCAAAAAGGCGGTAAAAATTCTCAAAGAAGCAGGGC
- the clpX gene encoding ATP-dependent Clp protease ATP-binding subunit ClpX, producing MAKKPTGTNNKQKLFCSFCGKEQDSVKRLVAGPGVYICDECISLCNEIIAEEPEQEKERTELLGEVPNPAAIKAILDQYVIGQDHAKKALSVAVYNHYKRIYLKDKKADIELEKSNILLIGPTGSGKTLLAQTLAKIIKVPFAIVDATALTEAGYVGEDVENIILKLIQNADNDIKKAEIGIIYIDEVDKIARKSDSASITRDVSGEGVQQALLKIIEGTVANVPPQGGRKHPHQEYLQVDTKNILFILGGAFVDLDNIIKTRTGVKTIGFGSDEKDGKILRDESKGEILARVIPEDLMKFGLIPEFIGRMPVIATLQDLSVEMLKRIFREPKNAILRQYTKILEMENVKLSFEEGAIDKIAQLAIERESGARGLRAIVENLMLDLMYEIPSRKDVEEVIITEDAVSGTKPPKLVLKKEPKIA from the coding sequence GTGGCAAAAAAACCGACCGGAACCAATAATAAACAAAAATTATTTTGTTCGTTCTGCGGAAAGGAACAAGACTCCGTAAAACGACTGGTTGCTGGTCCAGGTGTTTATATTTGCGACGAGTGTATCTCTCTCTGTAATGAGATCATTGCAGAAGAACCTGAGCAGGAAAAAGAACGCACAGAACTTTTGGGAGAAGTCCCTAATCCTGCCGCTATCAAAGCGATCCTAGACCAATACGTAATCGGACAAGACCATGCTAAAAAAGCTTTGTCCGTTGCGGTTTATAATCACTACAAAAGAATTTATCTCAAAGACAAAAAAGCAGATATCGAATTAGAAAAATCGAATATTCTTCTGATAGGACCTACAGGTTCCGGAAAAACTTTATTAGCTCAAACACTTGCAAAGATTATTAAAGTTCCGTTTGCGATCGTAGACGCAACCGCGCTCACCGAGGCCGGATACGTAGGGGAGGATGTGGAAAATATCATCCTCAAATTGATCCAGAATGCGGACAATGATATCAAAAAGGCCGAGATCGGGATCATCTACATAGACGAAGTAGATAAGATCGCTCGCAAATCGGACAGCGCATCCATCACAAGAGACGTGAGCGGAGAAGGTGTACAACAAGCTCTTTTAAAAATTATAGAAGGAACCGTTGCAAACGTTCCTCCTCAGGGTGGAAGAAAACATCCTCACCAAGAATATCTGCAAGTAGATACGAAAAATATTCTATTCATTCTAGGTGGAGCATTCGTTGACCTGGATAATATCATCAAAACCAGAACCGGTGTAAAAACGATCGGATTCGGCAGCGACGAAAAAGACGGCAAGATCTTAAGAGATGAGAGCAAAGGTGAGATTCTAGCTCGAGTAATCCCAGAAGACTTGATGAAATTCGGATTGATCCCTGAATTTATAGGTCGTATGCCTGTGATCGCAACTCTACAAGATTTGAGTGTAGAAATGCTCAAACGTATTTTCAGAGAGCCTAAAAATGCAATTTTACGCCAATACACTAAGATCCTAGAAATGGAAAATGTAAAACTTTCTTTCGAAGAAGGTGCGATTGACAAAATCGCTCAGCTTGCTATCGAAAGAGAGTCCGGTGCCAGAGGACTACGTGCTATCGTAGAAAATCTGATGCTGGATCTGATGTATGAAATTCCTTCTCGCAAAGACGTAGAAGAAGTGATTATTACAGAAGATGCGGTCAGTGGAACCAAACCTCCAAAATTAGTTCTGAAAAAAGAACCAAAAATCGCTTAA
- the tig gene encoding trigger factor: MEFKTKKNQNASVDLKLTFDKNDLEKAFEKTYKEKQKDLKIPGFRPGKAPIEMVKRHLGDSVANDAINLLLLETVSELAGKLEHKIVRFPKFTVEDYVPEKSLVATAVYDTDPEVSLGKYKKIKIKLPEVQVTDEDITEELQFVRKQLARKLLREPVEGAENGDIVDMEFEVKEEGQEPKNAKNGSSDYKLGEPNNLPGFDDNLFGIKTGETKNFFYTYPSDYPREDLAGKKMEFAMTLKAIYKEVLPELDDDLASEYDGSSSLQVLKDKVKTDLQKNYTEAVKSKKMEEIYKELVADSKFIFPDSYLTEESEHVYQNMMQDVLGRGQARIPKEQIPSIEKYAEMVGKPLEEVRDSFKTIAENRLKGYFSRQKLASTENIVLTDEDFDREISTLASRYGMPDADFKKELEKGKLLESYRDNFLAKKIDDTLFQLVEKKYNEKMSIRQLKEFLSNKETGEVWQ, translated from the coding sequence ATGGAATTCAAGACAAAAAAAAATCAAAACGCATCCGTAGACCTTAAGTTAACCTTTGATAAGAACGATCTGGAAAAGGCGTTCGAAAAGACTTATAAAGAAAAACAAAAGGATCTCAAAATCCCGGGCTTCCGTCCCGGCAAGGCACCGATCGAAATGGTAAAACGCCATTTGGGAGACTCGGTAGCAAACGACGCAATCAATCTTCTACTATTAGAGACCGTCAGCGAACTTGCAGGAAAACTGGAACACAAGATTGTCCGTTTCCCTAAATTTACAGTCGAGGACTATGTTCCCGAAAAAAGTTTAGTGGCAACTGCGGTCTATGATACTGATCCGGAAGTTTCCTTAGGGAAATACAAAAAGATCAAGATTAAACTTCCTGAAGTACAGGTGACCGACGAGGATATCACCGAAGAACTTCAGTTCGTTCGTAAACAACTTGCCAGAAAACTTCTTAGAGAACCAGTCGAAGGAGCCGAGAACGGCGATATCGTAGATATGGAATTCGAAGTGAAGGAAGAAGGGCAGGAGCCTAAGAACGCTAAAAACGGTTCAAGCGATTATAAATTAGGAGAACCGAATAATCTTCCTGGTTTCGACGATAATCTGTTCGGGATCAAGACCGGAGAAACTAAGAACTTCTTCTATACGTATCCAAGCGATTATCCTAGAGAAGATCTGGCCGGCAAGAAGATGGAATTCGCCATGACCTTAAAGGCGATTTATAAAGAAGTTCTTCCTGAATTGGACGATGATCTTGCCAGCGAATACGATGGTTCTTCTTCTTTACAAGTTTTGAAAGATAAGGTCAAAACCGATCTACAAAAGAATTATACCGAAGCGGTAAAATCCAAGAAGATGGAAGAGATCTATAAGGAACTGGTTGCAGATTCCAAGTTTATTTTCCCTGACTCTTATCTTACCGAAGAATCAGAGCATGTGTATCAGAATATGATGCAAGATGTTTTAGGAAGGGGCCAGGCCAGAATTCCTAAAGAACAGATCCCAAGTATCGAAAAATACGCAGAAATGGTAGGAAAACCTTTAGAAGAAGTACGGGATTCCTTTAAAACCATAGCCGAAAATAGACTGAAAGGGTATTTCTCCAGACAGAAACTCGCTTCCACCGAAAATATTGTTTTGACGGACGAGGATTTCGACCGGGAAATCTCTACCCTTGCCTCAAGATACGGTATGCCAGACGCCGATTTTAAAAAAGAATTGGAAAAAGGTAAACTTCTGGAATCTTACCGGGACAATTTTTTAGCAAAAAAGATAGACGATACCCTCTTCCAGCTTGTAGAAAAGAAATACAACGAGAAGATGAGTATCCGTCAGCTAAAGGAATTCCTTTCTAATAAGGAAACTGGAGAAGTATGGCAATAA